GGCCTCGACCTCCGAGGTGTACGGCGACCCCGAGGTGCACCCGCAGCCGGAAGCGTACTGGGGACGCGTCAACCCGATCGGCTTCCGCTCGTGCTACGATGAGGGGAAGCGCTGCGCCGAGACGTTGTTCTTCGATTACCACCGGCAGCACAGGCTGGAGATCAAGGTCGCGCGCATCTTCAACACCTACGGCCCGCGGATGCACCCGAACGACGGGCGCGTCGTGTCGAACCTCGTCGTCCAGGCGCTGCGGGGCGCGGACATCACGCTCTACGGCGACGGGGAGCAGACCCGGTCCTTCTGCTACGTCGACGACCTCGTGGACGGGATCGTCCGACTAATGGGAAGCGGGCCCGAGCTGACGGGGCCGGTCAACATCGGGAATCCGAGCGAGTTCACGATCCGGCAATTGGCCGATCTGGTGATCGACCTGACCGGCTCGCGCTCCCGCATCGTTCAGCGGCCGCTCCCCCCCGACGACCCGCGCCAGCGCCGCCCGGACATCACGAAGGCCAGAGCCCTGCTGGGCTGGGAACCCACCGTGTCCGTCCGGGATGGGCTGGAACGGACGATCGCCTATTTCCGGGACCTGGGCTGACGGCCGGCGACAGGGGATGGACCGCCGCCCGTGGCGGTGCGGCGGAACGGGGACACAGTATGGATACGGATGCGGGCCACGGCCGCTACAGGTACAGCGCCCTGCCGGACCGCCCGGTCTTCGACTGGCCGCGGGGAAAGCGGCTCGCCGTCTATATCGGGCTGAACCTGGAGACCTTCGCGTTCGGCGCGGGCCTGGGCGCGGAGCTGGCGCCGGGGGGCCCGCAGCCGGACGTGCTCAACTACGCGTGGCGGGACTGGGGCAACCGGGTCGGCGCTTGGCGGATCGCCGCGATGCTGGACGCACTGGCCATGCCGGCGAGCGTGCTCGTCAACAGCAACCTCTACCGGGACTGCCCCGGGCTGATCGAGGCATTCCGCGCCCGCGGCGACGAGATCGTCGCCCACGGGCGGACCAACGCGGAGCGGCAGGGCACCCTCGACGAGGCCGCGGAGCGGGCGCTGATCGCTGAGACGACGGCGGCGATCGCCGCGCGGGAGGGACGGCAGCCGGCCGGCTGGCTCGGGCCATGGATCTCGCAGTCGCGGGTGACGCCCGACCTCCTGGCCGAGGCCGGCTACCGCTATCTGCTCGACTGGGACCACGACGACCAGCCGACCTGGTTCGCGACCCGCGGCGGCGGTCGCATCCTGTCTGTGCCCTATCCGCAGGAACTCAACGATATCCCCGCCGTCGTGGCCCGCAAGGAGACGGGCCGCCAGTTCGCCGACGCCATCGCGGACGCCTTCGACGAGATGCTGGAGCAGGCGCAGGCCGCGCCCCTCGTCATGGGAATCGCGCTCCATCCCTACATTGTCGGGCGCCCGCACCGGCTGCGACCCCTGCGCCAGGCGCTGGAGCGCATCGCGAAGCGCCGGGCCGATATCTGGCTCACGACCGCGGGCGCCGTCGCCGACCACATCGTGGCCCAGACGGCCGAGCCGCGCTGACGCAGCGCTTCCAGTGGAACAACCCGGCGCTCCTCACCGCACCGTCATGGCGGGGACGGGGA
The sequence above is drawn from the Methylobacterium mesophilicum SR1.6/6 genome and encodes:
- a CDS encoding polysaccharide deacetylase family protein, with product MDTDAGHGRYRYSALPDRPVFDWPRGKRLAVYIGLNLETFAFGAGLGAELAPGGPQPDVLNYAWRDWGNRVGAWRIAAMLDALAMPASVLVNSNLYRDCPGLIEAFRARGDEIVAHGRTNAERQGTLDEAAERALIAETTAAIAAREGRQPAGWLGPWISQSRVTPDLLAEAGYRYLLDWDHDDQPTWFATRGGGRILSVPYPQELNDIPAVVARKETGRQFADAIADAFDEMLEQAQAAPLVMGIALHPYIVGRPHRLRPLRQALERIAKRRADIWLTTAGAVADHIVAQTAEPR
- a CDS encoding UDP-glucuronic acid decarboxylase family protein, with product MPYGDTKRVLVTGGAGFIGSHLCERLLAQGHDVLCVDNFFTGRRRNIAHLLGDPRFEVLRHDVTFPLYVEVDEIYNLACPASPIHYQHDPVQTTKTSVIGAINMLGLAKRLRAKIFQASTSEVYGDPEVHPQPEAYWGRVNPIGFRSCYDEGKRCAETLFFDYHRQHRLEIKVARIFNTYGPRMHPNDGRVVSNLVVQALRGADITLYGDGEQTRSFCYVDDLVDGIVRLMGSGPELTGPVNIGNPSEFTIRQLADLVIDLTGSRSRIVQRPLPPDDPRQRRPDITKARALLGWEPTVSVRDGLERTIAYFRDLG